CCGTCTTTCAAAGCCGCTTAACGACTCTTGAGCATCTCTTGAAGTCAGCTAGGACTCCTGATTGTGATTACGAGTCATTCCTTCAAAAGCGCATTGTGGCTGATATGCTTCCGTTTGGTACACAGATTGCTTTCACCTGCAATCAACCACACAACTTTGCGCTCTGGTGTAATGGCAAACCTGCGAATAATCTAGATCCAAAGGTCACATCTCTTGCACAGGCATCCCTTGTACATCGCAAACACTAAGGAACTTCTTTTGGGTGTTAATGCTGAAGATTCTCTCGTTAGCTGAGGTGAAGCGCATTGACTTGGGTCAGAGCCTCTACATTGAGTTGCCTGGTAATGCCTATGTGAATGAATTCCTAATTCCAAACTTTTACTTCCATCTGGTCACGGCTTACGATATTCTACGCATGGCTGGTGTACCAATTGGAAAACGAGATTACATGATGCACTTGGTGCCATTAATCAGAAAGGATGAAGCCTAACTATTCAAATGCAGCGAACGGTCAAGAGTAACTCGCTCTAAATTCGGGATTATTGCCACCGCTGATTTGAGCAGTTATGCTTCGGAACTAACAGCGATGTACATCAAGAAGTTAAATCTACTCTGCATGCAACTCCACACATTGTTATGGACAGGTGTTGTGTATGCCGGCCAATTCGTCAAAATTGATGCCCATCCTCACCCGCCTAAAAGTCGAGTCCGAAGGTGGACCCGTTGCGGGCAATTGCAACTGCTGTGCTAAAGCTTGATAATGGCGAGTTGCAAAATTTTCAAGGGCGCAATAACCATAGCAACCAC
The nucleotide sequence above comes from Ancylothrix sp. D3o. Encoded proteins:
- a CDS encoding DUF1993 family protein — translated: MQSQNIDLIRTVFQSRLTTLEHLLKSARTPDCDYESFLQKRIVADMLPFGTQIAFTCNQPHNFALWCNGKPANNLDPKVTSLAQASLVHRKH
- a CDS encoding DUF1993 domain-containing protein; translated protein: MLKILSLAEVKRIDLGQSLYIELPGNAYVNEFLIPNFYFHLVTAYDILRMAGVPIGKRDYMMHLVPLIRKDEA